The genomic interval TATTTTAATCGTTTTATTGTCTTACACAACAAAGGGGAGAAAATTTTAATAACAGGGGGGAATTTTTATGTCAAATACATCAATCAATAGTGGACAAAATTATAACAGAGCAAAGTTGTGGCAAATCGGATTTTTTACATTAAATAATACTTCAACAAATCTTCACTTATTTATTTTAGGGTTTGTTACTTTTTATGCGACAGGTATAGCTGGACTTGCTGTAATGTTAATAAGTACGATATTAATGGCTACGCGGTTATTTGATGGTATTATCGATCCAACGATAGGATATATTATCGATAAAACAGAGTCTAAATTTGGTAAGTTTAAACCATTGATCATTATAGGAAATATCATTTCAGCAGGTACGATCATACTTGTTTACAGTGTCACTCATTTATTACCAGATTCATTACAATTAGTTTTCTTTGTTGCAATGTTAATCATAAATAAAATTGGTTATTCACTTCAATGTAGTGTAACAAAAGCAGCGCAAACTGTTTTGACAAATGATCCAAAGCAGCGCCCGCTTTATGCTATTTTTGACGGGATCTATAATGTTGGTGTCTTTACTGGTGGACAAATTTTCGTTTCTTCATATTTAATGGCAAAACACGGTGAATTTAATATAGCGTTATTTACGGAATTAAATGTTTATGGACTTATACTATCAGGATTATTTGCAATCCTAGCTATAGTCGGCATTTCGGCAAAAGACCGTAAAGAATATTATGGATTGGCAGACGAAACGGTCAAAACAAAACTACGTGATTATTGGCCAATTATTAAAGGAAATAGACCATTACAAATGCTATCTCTTTCTGCTTCAATGGACAAGCTAGCTATTAGTCTACTAAGACATTCTAATGTCGTTGTTATGTTGTTTGGGATCTTGCTAGGGAATTATGCGCTAAGTGGTACAATGGGATTAATCACCGTCATACCAACACTGTTAATAACATTTGCCGGGGTTGCAATTGCAAGGAAAACAGGATTGAAAAAAGCGTATGTAACATCGGCGTGGATAGGTATGCTATCATTAGTCGGTCTGATTGTCTTTTTCTTAGTCATTGATAATCCTGCATCGATCTCACTTGAAAATATCGGGATGAATACGATATTATTTATCGTGCTATATGCGTTAGCAATGGGTTTTGCGAGCCTTCCAACAACTCTTGTTGTTCCAATGATCGCAGATGTTTCTGACTATGAGACTCATAAATCCGGACATTATGTACCTGGTATGATGGGAACAATTTTCTCTTTTATTGATCAATTGGTTTCATCATTAGCTCCGACAATCGTTGGTGCAGTTGTTGCTGTAATAGGTTTTAAATCAAAATTCCCAGAGGTTGGCGATGTATTAACTCCTGAATTATTTGGAGCGACATTAGTATTAGCATTTGGTTTACCAGCTCTAGGATTGGTTATTTCTATTATTGCAATGAAGTTTTATTCTCTTGATAGCAAGAAAATGGCTGAAATTCAAAAAGGTATTGCAGAAATTAAGGCACAAGCGGAAGGAAAAAGCGCTTAAGCAAATTAGTAGTTAGCTAATTTAATAAATTTATCATGATCCGGTCTCTAAGAGGTTGCCGGATCTTTTTCATGTTATGCTACTTATTAAGTCTATTTTATATCTTTCATTTAGAAAAAGTTCTCTCTAAAATAAGAAATAGACATATAGATCTTTTCTTATAGAAAAATATCACGTAATACTTGACGAAAAACGCTTCTGAATTTATACTTACTTACAATAAGTAAGCGGATTTCGAATTGGAAGATGTTATATAATTCCTGTCATAATTGGTGGCTGAGGAGGAAAAGTTTATGATAATTGAAACAACGAATAATATTTCGTCTAAAATAATAAATGAAAAAATACAAATGGTTCCATATAAAGAAGGCAAAACTTATATTATA from Metabacillus sediminilitoris carries:
- a CDS encoding MFS transporter, translated to MSNTSINSGQNYNRAKLWQIGFFTLNNTSTNLHLFILGFVTFYATGIAGLAVMLISTILMATRLFDGIIDPTIGYIIDKTESKFGKFKPLIIIGNIISAGTIILVYSVTHLLPDSLQLVFFVAMLIINKIGYSLQCSVTKAAQTVLTNDPKQRPLYAIFDGIYNVGVFTGGQIFVSSYLMAKHGEFNIALFTELNVYGLILSGLFAILAIVGISAKDRKEYYGLADETVKTKLRDYWPIIKGNRPLQMLSLSASMDKLAISLLRHSNVVVMLFGILLGNYALSGTMGLITVIPTLLITFAGVAIARKTGLKKAYVTSAWIGMLSLVGLIVFFLVIDNPASISLENIGMNTILFIVLYALAMGFASLPTTLVVPMIADVSDYETHKSGHYVPGMMGTIFSFIDQLVSSLAPTIVGAVVAVIGFKSKFPEVGDVLTPELFGATLVLAFGLPALGLVISIIAMKFYSLDSKKMAEIQKGIAEIKAQAEGKSA